The Cellulophaga sp. L1A9 genome window below encodes:
- the bshA gene encoding N-acetyl-alpha-D-glucosaminyl L-malate synthase BshA, with amino-acid sequence MKIAIVCYPTFGGSGVVATELGIALANRGHEVHFVTYKQPVRLELLNNNIFFHEVHVPEYALFHYQPYELALSSKLVDTVRLYGIDLLHVHYAIPHAYAGYMAKKMLQEEGIFIPMITTLHGTDITLVGKHPFYKPAVTFSINKSDIVTSVSQNLKDATLELFDIENPIEVIPNFIDVSKHENNFTDCQRSMMAKEEERIITHISNFRKVKRIPDVIKIFNEVQKEIPAKLLMVGEGPEKEKAELLCDELGIADKVIFLGNSNQIDKILCFSDLFLLPSETESFGLAALEAMINKTPVVSSNAGGIPEVNIQGVTGYLSNVGDVSEMAANALKILRNPEVLAQFKENAVGNAYKFDIKRILPLYEAAYERALQGRFKNAH; translated from the coding sequence ATGAAAATTGCTATTGTTTGTTACCCAACTTTTGGAGGAAGTGGTGTTGTTGCTACGGAATTAGGAATTGCACTCGCCAATAGAGGGCATGAAGTTCATTTTGTGACCTATAAACAACCCGTACGCTTAGAGCTATTAAACAATAACATCTTTTTCCACGAAGTACATGTTCCGGAATATGCGCTTTTTCATTATCAACCTTATGAACTTGCCCTATCTAGTAAATTGGTAGATACAGTGCGCTTGTATGGCATAGATTTATTGCATGTTCATTACGCAATTCCACATGCCTACGCGGGGTATATGGCAAAGAAAATGCTTCAAGAAGAAGGCATTTTTATTCCCATGATTACCACATTACATGGAACCGATATTACGTTGGTAGGGAAACATCCTTTTTATAAGCCAGCGGTTACTTTTAGTATCAATAAATCGGATATTGTTACTTCTGTTTCTCAAAATTTAAAAGACGCCACTTTAGAACTTTTTGATATCGAGAATCCTATAGAAGTGATTCCAAATTTTATAGATGTATCTAAACACGAGAACAATTTTACCGATTGTCAACGTTCTATGATGGCAAAAGAAGAGGAACGTATTATTACACATATTAGTAATTTTAGAAAGGTAAAACGAATTCCGGATGTTATAAAAATCTTCAATGAAGTTCAGAAAGAAATCCCCGCTAAATTATTAATGGTAGGTGAGGGGCCTGAAAAGGAAAAAGCAGAATTGCTTTGTGATGAATTAGGGATTGCAGATAAAGTAATATTTTTAGGAAATAGTAATCAGATAGATAAGATTCTTTGTTTTTCAGATTTGTTCCTATTGCCATCCGAAACCGAAAGTTTTGGTTTAGCGGCTTTAGAAGCGATGATTAATAAAACGCCAGTGGTTTCTAGTAATGCAGGAGGAATACCTGAGGTAAACATTCAGGGAGTAACTGGGTACTTAAGTAACGTAGGAGATGTATCGGAGATGGCTGCAAATGCCTTAAAAATATTGAGAAATCCAGAGGTGTTAGCACAGTTTAAAGAAAATGCAGTTGGAAACGCCTATAAGTTTGATATAAAAAGAATATTACCATTGTATGAAGCAGCCTATGAGCGCGCTTTACAAGGTAGATTTAAAAATGCACATTAA
- a CDS encoding ABC transporter ATPase: MLIDFKDLPDSSRIWIYQANRSFNEIELIEIRSALDIFLKDWTAHGSDLNAGYEMPYNRFIVIALDQNVAGATGCSIDASVRFIQGLEKKYSVDLLDKMNVSYKQGEFVAYKTLLDFKKMAKNKSVSKNTIVFNNLVTNKEEYLTHWEVPAEESWHARFM; encoded by the coding sequence ATGCTTATAGATTTTAAAGACTTACCAGATTCTTCTAGAATTTGGATATATCAGGCCAATAGAAGTTTCAATGAAATTGAATTGATAGAAATTCGTTCAGCCTTAGATATCTTTTTAAAAGATTGGACCGCACATGGTAGTGATTTAAATGCAGGGTATGAAATGCCATACAATCGTTTTATTGTAATTGCATTAGATCAAAATGTAGCTGGTGCAACAGGGTGTTCTATAGATGCTTCTGTTCGTTTCATTCAAGGATTAGAGAAAAAATATTCGGTAGACTTATTAGATAAGATGAATGTTTCTTACAAGCAAGGAGAATTTGTTGCCTATAAAACCTTGTTAGATTTTAAAAAGATGGCGAAGAATAAATCTGTTTCCAAGAATACGATCGTCTTTAATAATTTGGTTACCAACAAAGAAGAGTATTTAACACATTGGGAAGTGCCAGCCGAAGAAAGTTGGCATGCTAGATTCATGTAG
- a CDS encoding (Fe-S)-binding protein, with protein MQYISQIIFTLILIAGIGYFASNVKKLFRNIKLGKDLDVSDNKPQRWKNMAKIALGQTKMVVRPIAGFLHVIVYVGFIVINIEVLEIVIDGVFGTHRIGLHVLNKSVYGFLIGTFEVLAVLVLTSVIIFWIRRNIIKLKRFWSAEMTGWPKSDGNIILYFEVVLMCLFLLMNATDATFQNLGSGNIVSQFIAPLFEGMSEGNVHMIERTAWWIHIIGILVFLNYLYFSKHLHILLAFPNTYYGKLIPKGQFSNNEAVTKEVKLMMDPSADPFAAPAEDAPVPEKFGASDVTDLSWVQLLNAYTCTECGRCTSECPANITGKKLSPRKIMMDTRDRLVEVGKNIDANKGTFVPDGKQLLGDYITNEELWACTSCNACVQACPVSIDPLSIIMDMRQYLVMEQSAAPSDLNNMMGNIENNGAPWPFNQQDRLNWANES; from the coding sequence ATGCAATACATTTCACAAATAATATTCACTCTTATTCTTATTGCCGGTATTGGCTATTTTGCTTCTAACGTAAAAAAACTATTCCGGAATATAAAATTAGGAAAAGACCTAGATGTTAGTGATAATAAGCCACAGCGATGGAAAAATATGGCCAAAATTGCACTTGGACAAACCAAAATGGTGGTGAGGCCTATTGCTGGTTTTCTTCATGTTATCGTTTATGTAGGTTTTATTGTGATCAATATTGAAGTATTAGAAATTGTAATCGATGGTGTTTTCGGTACACACAGAATAGGTTTACATGTTTTAAACAAATCTGTTTACGGATTTCTAATAGGAACTTTTGAGGTCTTAGCGGTATTGGTATTGACTTCAGTAATTATTTTTTGGATCCGTAGAAATATTATTAAACTTAAGCGTTTTTGGAGTGCAGAAATGACAGGTTGGCCTAAAAGTGATGGGAATATCATTCTGTATTTTGAAGTAGTCTTAATGTGCTTGTTCTTACTAATGAATGCAACAGACGCAACGTTTCAAAATTTAGGTTCAGGGAATATTGTGAGTCAGTTTATAGCCCCTTTATTTGAAGGAATGTCTGAAGGAAACGTACATATGATTGAACGTACCGCTTGGTGGATTCATATTATTGGAATTTTGGTATTTTTAAACTATTTATATTTCTCTAAGCATTTACATATCCTATTGGCCTTTCCCAATACGTATTACGGGAAACTTATACCTAAAGGGCAGTTTTCAAATAACGAAGCGGTTACTAAAGAAGTGAAATTAATGATGGATCCTTCTGCTGATCCATTTGCAGCCCCTGCCGAAGATGCTCCAGTTCCTGAGAAATTTGGTGCATCTGATGTTACAGATTTAAGTTGGGTACAGTTATTAAATGCCTATACCTGTACAGAATGTGGTCGTTGCACGAGTGAATGCCCTGCGAACATTACTGGGAAAAAACTTTCACCACGTAAAATCATGATGGATACTCGCGATCGTTTGGTAGAAGTGGGTAAAAATATAGACGCCAATAAAGGAACTTTTGTCCCTGATGGCAAACAATTATTAGGAGATTATATTACCAATGAAGAATTATGGGCCTGTACTTCGTGCAACGCATGTGTACAAGCTTGTCCTGTGAGTATTGATCCGCTATCTATTATTATGGATATGCGTCAGTATTTAGTTATGGAACAATCCGCAGCACCATCAGATTTAAATAATATGATGGGAAATATAGAAAACAATGGAGCGCCTTGGCCTTTTAATCAACAAGACAGATTAAACTGGGCTAACGAATCTTAA
- a CDS encoding MlaD family protein encodes MKISREIKTGIIVVGGILLFLMGFSYLKSSSLFDNSKMFYAVYDNVGGLQTGTPVSINGYNVGKVNGIKFKDNSGKLLVTFSVSNEFNFSNQSKAELYDTGIIGGKGIQIIPMFDNAPVAKSGDTLLSDIKPGLTDLVQKNLAPLQSKIEGAVTNADSLLINFNQILDAKTKSDLRESISGLNTLVKSFQGSATALNGLLVDNKGTLDTSIQNIATMTDNFKNLSDSISKAGLVETMKSLESTVASLDVMLAKMEKGDGTLGKLMTDEELYTNLANSSKELDLLLQDFRLNPKRYVNVSVFGKKQVDYEVPENDPAQTIQE; translated from the coding sequence TTGAAAATATCAAGAGAGATTAAAACGGGAATTATAGTTGTGGGTGGTATCCTTTTATTTTTAATGGGATTCAGTTATCTTAAGTCATCATCCTTATTTGATAATAGCAAAATGTTCTATGCTGTATACGATAATGTGGGAGGATTACAAACGGGAACACCGGTATCTATTAATGGATATAATGTTGGTAAAGTCAATGGCATTAAGTTTAAAGATAATTCAGGAAAATTATTAGTTACCTTTTCTGTAAGTAATGAGTTCAATTTTTCTAACCAAAGTAAAGCAGAACTTTATGATACGGGAATTATCGGAGGAAAAGGAATTCAGATTATTCCAATGTTTGATAATGCTCCAGTAGCAAAATCAGGAGATACCTTATTATCTGATATAAAACCAGGTTTAACAGATCTGGTGCAGAAAAATTTAGCACCTTTACAGAGTAAGATAGAAGGAGCTGTTACGAATGCAGATTCTTTATTGATTAATTTTAATCAAATTCTCGATGCCAAAACTAAAAGTGATTTAAGAGAAAGTATTAGTGGGTTAAATACCTTGGTTAAAAGTTTTCAAGGCAGTGCAACTGCTTTAAACGGACTTTTAGTAGATAATAAAGGGACCTTAGATACCTCTATCCAGAATATAGCGACCATGACGGATAATTTTAAAAACCTGTCAGATTCTATTTCTAAAGCAGGTTTAGTAGAAACTATGAAAAGTTTAGAATCTACTGTAGCAAGTTTAGATGTTATGTTGGCTAAAATGGAAAAAGGAGATGGTACTTTAGGTAAATTAATGACCGATGAAGAGTTGTATACTAATTTAGCAAACTCATCTAAAGAATTAGATTTACTACTTCAAGATTTTCGCTTAAACCCTAAGCGTTACGTAAATGTTTCTGTATTTGGAAAAAAACAGGTTGATTACGAAGTTCCAGAGAATGATCCAGCTCAAACTATTCAAGAATAA
- a CDS encoding glycoside hydrolase family 3 N-terminal domain-containing protein, translating to MFKNSLLALLFIGSFIAHAQRNPLVVKDSLSQKNWVEAKYNAMSLEERVGQLFMVSVASNQNRAATDKIKQIISENHIGGVIFSNGGPVQQAKLTNSYQSASKIPLLIGMDAEWGLAMRLDSTYAFPWNMTLGAIRDSSVVERVGKQIGKHAKRLGVNINFAPDIDINTNPKNPIIGNRSFGEDRENVTRNGIAFMKGMESEQVLSSGKHFPGHGDTSSDSHKTLPEIPFSRKRLDSIEMYPFKKLIDAGISSIMVAHLSVPSLELQKDLPSSLSEQIISGILKEELGFKGLVFTDALNMNGVGVSKKPGDVELAAFNAGNDILLMPKDVVAAKKRLLEAYGKGRISEKRLETSVKKILMAKYKVGLNTYKPVVLKNLYEDLNSLENDLVYERAIENAITVAKNDFSLLPIRTLENKKIAYIELGDDSGDVFFKTLNKYTTVTKIDKNTITSGSKSLASYNLIIVGHHKSNESPWKSYTYSSGDLNVLNSIGALRTSNLILAEFAKPYALTAVKLEKINSVVVGYQNSAIAQEKVAEVIFGAIGAKGKLPVTANPELPVNRSVEFDSILRLGYSLPERVGVNSSKLAEIDRLVKAGIDSLMFPGAQVLVARKGKIIYEKAFGKPTYDATEEVTLDHIYDLASLTKILGTLPILMKMEEEGKLSLNQTFQELIPAYADTELKNVSVLKALSHYGRLPAWIAFYTSTLNKNRKPSGEFYRDKPLPGFSTRVTDKLYLTDAYTDSIYNRIGRQDLKSNRYRYSDVGYYVFHKYIEDTYSEKQDVLANKFFYAPLGAKTTTYNPLDKFNKDLIVPSEEDTYYRYERVQGYVHDMGAAMQGGVGGHAGLFSNASDIAKIMQMYLQGGFYGGDRFISSRTIKKFNTCYFCKENVRRGVGFDKPDARTGSPTCGCVSQKSFGHSGFTGTYTWADPEEEIVYVFLSNRTYPSATNTLLVKSGLRTRIQRVIYDAIEN from the coding sequence ATGTTTAAAAACTCCCTATTAGCTTTATTATTTATCGGATCATTCATTGCGCATGCACAAAGAAATCCTCTTGTCGTTAAGGACAGTCTTTCGCAAAAGAATTGGGTAGAAGCTAAATACAACGCAATGTCTTTAGAAGAACGCGTAGGGCAGTTATTTATGGTAAGTGTGGCGTCTAATCAGAATAGAGCAGCAACAGATAAAATAAAACAAATTATCTCTGAAAATCATATAGGAGGTGTTATATTTTCTAATGGCGGTCCTGTTCAACAAGCAAAACTTACGAATAGCTATCAATCTGCCTCAAAAATACCGTTGCTTATCGGTATGGATGCGGAGTGGGGTTTGGCGATGCGTTTAGATTCTACGTATGCCTTTCCTTGGAACATGACTTTAGGGGCTATTCGAGATAGTAGTGTCGTAGAACGCGTAGGAAAACAAATAGGAAAACATGCCAAGCGGTTAGGGGTGAATATTAATTTTGCGCCAGATATTGATATCAATACGAATCCAAAAAATCCAATTATCGGCAATCGATCTTTTGGCGAGGATCGTGAAAATGTTACCAGAAATGGTATTGCATTTATGAAAGGAATGGAAAGCGAGCAGGTTTTATCAAGCGGTAAGCATTTTCCTGGTCATGGAGATACCTCTTCAGATTCCCATAAAACACTGCCCGAAATTCCGTTTTCTAGAAAACGATTGGATAGCATTGAAATGTATCCGTTTAAGAAACTTATTGATGCAGGTATAAGCTCTATTATGGTGGCGCATTTAAGTGTACCTAGTTTGGAGTTGCAAAAAGATCTTCCTTCCTCTTTATCGGAACAAATTATATCAGGAATACTAAAAGAAGAATTAGGGTTTAAAGGCTTAGTGTTTACAGATGCATTAAATATGAATGGCGTAGGAGTTTCAAAAAAACCTGGCGATGTAGAACTTGCGGCATTCAATGCGGGTAATGATATTTTATTGATGCCAAAAGATGTGGTGGCCGCTAAAAAGCGTTTGCTAGAAGCTTATGGAAAGGGAAGAATATCAGAAAAAAGATTAGAGACTTCTGTGAAGAAAATTCTAATGGCAAAATATAAAGTAGGTTTAAATACTTATAAGCCTGTCGTTTTAAAAAATTTATATGAAGATTTAAATAGCCTTGAAAATGATTTAGTTTATGAAAGAGCTATTGAAAATGCTATTACAGTTGCTAAAAATGATTTTTCTCTCTTACCTATCAGAACCTTAGAAAATAAAAAAATTGCCTACATAGAATTAGGGGATGACTCTGGAGATGTGTTTTTTAAAACCCTAAATAAATATACGACGGTCACTAAAATAGATAAAAACACCATCACGTCAGGATCTAAGAGCCTTGCATCTTATAATTTAATTATAGTAGGGCATCATAAAAGTAACGAGAGTCCTTGGAAATCATATACGTACTCAAGTGGTGATTTAAATGTGTTGAATAGTATAGGTGCTTTGAGGACGTCTAACTTAATTTTAGCCGAGTTCGCAAAACCATATGCCTTAACTGCGGTAAAACTAGAAAAAATAAATAGTGTTGTTGTTGGCTATCAAAATAGTGCTATCGCGCAAGAAAAAGTTGCCGAAGTTATTTTTGGCGCCATCGGTGCTAAAGGTAAATTACCGGTAACCGCTAATCCTGAACTGCCTGTAAATAGGAGTGTTGAATTTGATTCTATTTTAAGGTTGGGGTATAGTTTACCAGAACGCGTAGGTGTAAACTCTTCTAAATTAGCAGAAATAGATCGCTTAGTGAAAGCGGGTATAGATTCCTTAATGTTTCCTGGAGCCCAAGTGCTTGTGGCTAGAAAAGGGAAGATTATTTACGAAAAAGCCTTTGGTAAACCCACCTATGATGCTACGGAAGAAGTAACGCTAGATCATATCTATGATTTGGCTTCTTTAACAAAAATCTTGGGAACCTTACCTATTTTGATGAAAATGGAAGAGGAAGGTAAATTATCTTTAAACCAAACATTTCAAGAATTAATACCAGCCTATGCAGATACGGAGCTTAAAAATGTAAGCGTTTTAAAAGCCTTATCGCATTATGGAAGACTACCGGCTTGGATTGCATTTTATACCAGTACATTGAACAAGAACAGAAAGCCTTCTGGAGAATTTTATAGAGATAAGCCACTACCCGGTTTTTCTACGAGAGTCACCGATAAACTTTATTTAACCGATGCATATACGGATTCTATTTACAATAGGATTGGGAGACAAGATTTAAAATCTAATCGATACAGGTACAGTGATGTGGGGTATTATGTATTTCATAAATATATAGAGGATACCTACAGTGAAAAGCAAGATGTTTTAGCGAATAAATTTTTCTACGCTCCATTAGGAGCAAAAACAACCACATACAATCCTTTAGATAAATTTAATAAAGATCTGATCGTCCCAAGTGAAGAAGACACCTATTATCGCTATGAAAGAGTACAGGGATATGTTCATGATATGGGAGCCGCCATGCAAGGTGGCGTAGGGGGGCATGCAGGCTTGTTTAGTAATGCGAGTGATATTGCTAAAATTATGCAAATGTATTTACAAGGAGGATTTTATGGCGGTGATCGTTTTATAAGTTCTAGAACCATAAAGAAATTTAATACCTGTTATTTCTGCAAAGAAAATGTAAGAAGAGGAGTAGGGTTTGATAAGCCAGATGCTAGAACAGGATCGCCAACCTGTGGGTGTGTGTCTCAAAAAAGTTTTGGCCATAGCGGATTCACGGGGACGTATACTTGGGCAGATCCAGAGGAAGAAATAGTATATGTATTTTTATCAAATAGAACATATCCTTCTGCAACAAATACGCTTTTAGTTAAATCTGGGTTAAGAACAAGGATTCAAAGAGTGATTTATGACGCAATAGAAAATTAA
- a CDS encoding MBOAT family protein — protein sequence MLFNSIDFAIFLPLIFLLYWFVFNKNLKVQNLFIVFASYVFYGWWDWRFLGLILFSTLLDFTIGNFLRNEARISRRKLLLWISIVINLGFLGFFKYYNFFVDSFVDAFTFFGQTIDVGALNIILPVGISFYTFQTLSYTIDVYKKELEPTKDLIAFSAFVCFFPQLVAGPIERAINLLPQISTKRTFNQTQVTDGLKLMLWGFFKKLVIADSLSPIVNDIFDNSAAHSSTTLVMGAVFFAFQIYADFSGYSDIAIGTSKLFGIELMSNFKFPYFSRNIGEFWRKWHISLSTWFRDYLYIPLGGSKGSQIISIRNIFIIFIVSGFWHGANWTFVIWGLFHALLFLPSFITSTNRKFTGDVNLLHSPKGFILNLLRFLQTFILVTIGWVFFRSESIRQAFSYLKKMLFDFSSEVYVHPSGYRMIDYFILVICFIVFEYIIRNNERNPFYFKSKMIRFCLYVLMVFSIILFYDDGVDRSFIYFQF from the coding sequence GTGTTATTTAATTCCATTGATTTTGCTATTTTTTTACCTTTAATTTTTTTGCTATACTGGTTTGTATTCAATAAAAATTTAAAAGTACAAAACTTATTTATAGTCTTTGCTAGTTATGTGTTCTACGGCTGGTGGGATTGGCGTTTCTTGGGCTTAATCTTATTTAGTACCCTTCTGGATTTTACAATAGGAAATTTTTTAAGAAACGAAGCGCGTATTTCGCGTAGAAAATTATTACTGTGGATTAGTATTGTTATTAATCTCGGTTTTTTAGGCTTTTTTAAGTACTACAACTTCTTTGTAGATAGTTTTGTAGATGCCTTTACATTTTTTGGACAAACAATAGATGTGGGCGCTTTGAATATTATATTACCTGTAGGGATAAGCTTTTATACTTTTCAAACATTAAGCTATACTATAGATGTTTATAAGAAAGAGTTAGAGCCTACCAAAGATCTAATAGCTTTTTCTGCATTTGTATGTTTCTTTCCGCAATTGGTAGCAGGGCCTATAGAAAGAGCAATTAACTTATTACCTCAAATCAGTACAAAGAGAACCTTTAATCAAACTCAAGTTACCGATGGTTTAAAATTAATGTTATGGGGTTTTTTTAAGAAACTAGTAATCGCAGACAGCCTTTCTCCTATAGTTAATGATATTTTTGACAATTCCGCGGCGCACTCAAGTACCACTTTAGTTATGGGAGCGGTTTTCTTTGCTTTTCAAATTTATGCTGATTTTAGTGGGTATTCAGATATTGCAATCGGTACTTCAAAACTTTTTGGCATAGAGTTAATGAGTAACTTTAAGTTTCCTTATTTTTCAAGAAATATAGGGGAGTTTTGGCGCAAATGGCATATCTCTTTGTCTACATGGTTTAGAGATTATCTCTACATTCCATTAGGAGGATCAAAGGGATCGCAAATTATAAGTATTAGAAATATTTTTATCATTTTTATAGTTAGTGGTTTTTGGCATGGAGCCAACTGGACCTTTGTGATATGGGGACTTTTTCATGCCTTGTTATTTTTACCCTCTTTTATTACCAGTACTAATCGGAAATTTACAGGGGATGTTAATTTATTACATTCACCAAAAGGGTTTATATTAAATCTGTTAAGGTTCTTGCAAACTTTTATTCTAGTGACTATTGGGTGGGTGTTTTTTAGGAGTGAAAGTATTCGTCAGGCATTTTCATACTTGAAAAAAATGTTGTTTGATTTTAGTAGTGAAGTTTATGTGCACCCTAGTGGATATCGAATGATAGATTACTTTATCCTTGTTATTTGTTTTATCGTTTTTGAATATATCATTAGAAATAATGAACGGAATCCGTTTTACTTTAAGAGTAAAATGATACGCTTCTGTTTGTATGTACTGATGGTGTTTTCTATTATTTTGTTTTATGACGATGGTGTCGATAGATCATTCATTTATTTTCAATTTTAA
- a CDS encoding N-acetylmuramoyl-L-alanine amidase, protein MHKNCFYPLLLLVVGFTFTTVSGNDKIETAQDPFIVVLDAGHGGHDPGNLGNGFLEKNIALKIVLRVGEVLSKNKDIKVIYTRDDDTFVDLYKRGEIANKANANLFVSVHCDSHTSEAHGAGTFVLGLHANKQNFEIAKKENSSIYLEDNYESRYAAYNINSPESVIGLTIMQEEFLDQSILLAKAMQDNFTGKLDRVDRKVKQAGFIVLHQTFMPSVLVETGFLTHKPEGEYLNSAKGQSEMGDAIASAILQYKKSISLNVSDQSNIALTPEPKVVAAEKVVKEEPKVAPKPVVVAPKETPKVAPVIPVIAKEEPKSEIVFKVQIMASSKDLGVASSNFKGLNNISKEAFKNIYRYMYGSSTSYDYANTLRKDAEDKGYKGSYVVAYKNGVRINIKEAIK, encoded by the coding sequence ATGCATAAGAATTGTTTTTATCCACTATTACTTTTAGTAGTAGGTTTTACGTTTACTACGGTTAGTGGAAATGACAAAATTGAAACAGCGCAAGATCCTTTTATTGTTGTTTTAGATGCGGGTCATGGCGGACATGATCCTGGAAATTTAGGAAATGGTTTCTTGGAGAAAAACATAGCACTTAAAATTGTTTTAAGAGTCGGAGAGGTGTTGTCAAAAAATAAAGATATAAAAGTGATCTATACAAGAGATGATGATACTTTTGTTGATTTATATAAGCGTGGTGAAATTGCAAATAAGGCAAATGCTAACCTTTTTGTGTCTGTACATTGTGATTCTCATACCTCAGAAGCACATGGCGCAGGAACTTTTGTTCTAGGCTTACATGCCAATAAACAAAATTTTGAAATTGCTAAAAAGGAAAATTCATCCATTTATTTAGAAGATAATTACGAATCGCGTTATGCCGCTTACAACATTAACTCTCCTGAATCCGTTATAGGATTAACCATTATGCAAGAAGAGTTTTTAGATCAGAGTATATTGCTGGCAAAGGCTATGCAAGATAATTTTACAGGGAAACTAGATCGAGTGGATCGTAAAGTTAAACAAGCTGGTTTTATTGTGCTACATCAAACGTTCATGCCAAGTGTATTGGTCGAAACAGGTTTTTTGACGCATAAACCAGAAGGAGAATATCTTAATTCTGCAAAAGGACAGAGTGAGATGGGAGATGCTATTGCAAGTGCTATTCTTCAGTATAAGAAGTCTATCAGCTTAAATGTAAGTGATCAAAGTAATATAGCTCTAACCCCAGAGCCAAAGGTTGTTGCGGCCGAAAAAGTGGTAAAAGAAGAGCCTAAAGTTGCACCTAAGCCGGTGGTAGTGGCGCCTAAAGAAACCCCCAAAGTAGCTCCGGTGATTCCAGTGATTGCAAAAGAAGAACCGAAGTCTGAAATTGTTTTTAAAGTGCAAATTATGGCCAGTTCAAAAGATTTGGGTGTAGCTTCTTCTAACTTTAAAGGTTTAAATAATATTTCAAAAGAAGCCTTTAAAAATATTTATAGGTATATGTATGGGAGTTCAACATCGTATGACTATGCAAACACTTTAAGGAAAGACGCTGAGGATAAGGGGTATAAAGGTTCTTATGTGGTTGCCTATAAAAATGGTGTTAGAATCAATATTAAAGAAGCAATTAAATAG
- a CDS encoding (Fe-S)-binding protein, which produces MSNEINVPTMASLFAEGKQPEVLFWVGCAGSFDDRAKKITKAFVKILNKANVNFAVLGTEESCTGDPAKRAGNEFLFQMQAVTNIEVLNAYDVKKVVTACPHCFNTLKNEYPGLGGTYEVVHHTQFLKQLLEEGRITMEGGKFKGKRITFHDPCYLGRANDVYEAPRDLIRKLDAELVEMKSCKTRGLCCGAGGAQMFKEAEKGDKEINIERTEQALEVQPDIIAAGCPFCNTMMTDGVKNKEKEASIAVMDIAELIASADDL; this is translated from the coding sequence ATGAGTAATGAAATAAATGTGCCAACAATGGCATCTCTTTTTGCAGAAGGTAAACAACCCGAAGTACTTTTTTGGGTGGGTTGTGCTGGTAGTTTTGACGATCGAGCAAAAAAAATAACCAAGGCATTCGTAAAAATTTTAAATAAAGCAAACGTAAATTTTGCAGTATTAGGTACTGAGGAAAGTTGTACGGGAGATCCGGCTAAAAGAGCAGGAAATGAGTTCTTATTTCAAATGCAAGCGGTTACCAATATTGAGGTTTTAAACGCCTATGATGTAAAAAAAGTAGTTACTGCTTGCCCACATTGCTTTAATACCCTTAAAAATGAATACCCAGGTTTAGGAGGTACTTATGAGGTAGTACATCATACTCAGTTTTTAAAGCAATTGCTGGAAGAAGGACGGATTACGATGGAAGGTGGCAAGTTTAAAGGTAAACGCATCACGTTTCATGACCCATGTTATTTAGGACGTGCAAATGATGTTTATGAGGCTCCTAGAGATTTAATTAGAAAATTAGATGCCGAGCTTGTAGAAATGAAGAGCTGTAAAACCAGAGGATTGTGTTGTGGTGCTGGTGGTGCGCAAATGTTCAAAGAAGCAGAAAAGGGAGATAAAGAGATTAATATAGAGCGTACGGAACAAGCTTTAGAAGTACAGCCAGATATTATTGCAGCGGGCTGTCCGTTTTGTAATACGATGATGACTGATGGTGTAAAGAATAAAGAAAAAGAGGCAAGTATTGCCGTAATGGATATTGCTGAGTTAATAGCTTCAGCAGACGATCTTTAA